From a single Syngnathus scovelli strain Florida chromosome 2, RoL_Ssco_1.2, whole genome shotgun sequence genomic region:
- the ncoa6 gene encoding nuclear receptor coactivator 6 isoform X6, translating to MSTGRIYFQKNYVCIKRLQRHSQTKRRMAHQGTPAQLSQRAEEDLERESDSDWDSGVGDEIDSCHRSPETEEDNHNDATEGTSGAGAHSTVFVAFQGNMEDEDFKMKLDTVLSGIPNMLDMDSKTLQPQHVEPWNSVRVTFNIPRDAAERLRLLAQNHQQQLRELGILSVQIEGEGAINVAGGPNRGQEVRVNGPIGAAGQMRMDVGFPSQPGQAGVRMSNPSMVPPGSGMTGQALVPGNSGQMHPRVARPASQTDVMDPMMPGMSVQQQQQLQHQQPGPHGPIPPQAAHHMQALQAGRPINPAALQQLQQQHHQQQQAQQQAQLSQLGARTPFNPQGQMAIPPGWNPSGVLQTPAAQGGPAWRKPPPQAQMVQRPPSLTTVQTPSHPPPPYPFGSQQAGQVFNAMGQGQLQQQQQQQQMAMGQFAAPQPKVPQVGPGSVVGPPRPPPPIPPTSGPQGNLTAKSPGSSSSPFQQGSPGTPPMMAQRPTTPQGFPQGVGSPGRAALNQQGNMQQGFIGMPQHGQPGAQVHPGIPKRPMAYPTQNFAQGQVGTGMPGAPGGGSNQQLQSSQTLTHTGVQQPSSTPNSIHAQPNVMGVQSGHPGQSPGTATGPSMTQQQQPGLQTPILGLQHQAQPVSSSPSQMVQGQGGGQTVLSRPLSQGQRGGMTPPKQMMPQQGQGVIHGQGQMVGGQGHQAMLLQQQQQQQQQQQNSMMEQMVVNQMQGNKQPFGGKIPSGVMPGQMMRGPSPNVPGNMPQFQGQVGPQQMTPQQQMAHLQQQQQLQQQHQLQQQQQQQQQLQQQQHHHQQMNQQQPQQVPLSVNPNQMMGMHGQQLRLPAGHPLIQQQLQQQQLQQQQKQQQQVMLQQQQQQQQQQQTAQAHPHQLGDPSSGTGDLGVQQMVPDMQVQQAQGMMGGPQHMQMGNGHFAGHGMNFNSQFPAQVPMGGPCAQAGGFPVSKDVTLTSPLLVNLLQSDISASQFGPGGKQAGGNNQVKPKKKKPARKKKPKDGEGPQQIEGPGSMDVTGTMEDSDLQNFGGEPSLGLDNSGTKLADFPNRPAVFPGQTGDQRILQQVPMQFMQQQQQQQQQQQQQQPQQQQQQIQHMQQQIQQQQQQQIQQHQQQIQQQQIQQQQQQQQQIQQQQQIQQQQQIQQQQQIQQQQQIQQQQQIQQQQQQQQQQQQIQQQQHIQQQQQMQQQLQQQQMQQQQMQQLQMQGLQNPQGQQGMTGPQTPAQGQSQVHHQLQQQQGQQQHLQQQQQQQMLMMLKMQQEQKNRMAIAPGGQLPPRVVGNQPEAQRLPVSQQGNMPVMISLQGHAGLAPSPDKTRGMPLIINPQLAGTARRMSLPDPGQGPQSTGSDETTSGIHPKQDRPSGAEMAMQSGNGTQQMMANQGSTTHVMKQGPVPSSVAQHTGASPQQQLPTQPQQGAPISGIHFPNVSTTSQSSRPKTPNRASPRPYHHPLTPTNRPPSTEPSEINLSPERLNASIAGLFPPKINIPLPPRQANLNRGFDQQGLNPTTLKAIGQAPPNLTLPGNNSNSGSGGNNASNSQPPFSTGAGGGGAKPDKQSGGQSKRASPSNSRRSSPASSRKSTTPSPGRQKGPKVAITCPPQPQQLVNAQGQTMMLSPTSVTPNSVSQLSGSMETQQTQSPFHGLQGNPPEGSREGQIMMASEQRQVSQPQPHPQPVRELSAPRMTSPRPSAPQQPKSDLELQAADRQSTLKAPLPESGGTVAVRSAPTSLNQLLDVANKPLRPVHGNAVRDVMTKDSPKSAMDTERQLQLSAEMPAPVATSATLTESDTKAKPPLSTTTSSHSMQPNVTFNTTPSSNDNPLSSPGITSTLSTTTSLCSTFTNTNVVQSVSPKPATSTPGSHPLAVSSGSNTSCSPSQASVMLKSGTGSKPITSVHSVIQIPASSSSISSNQITVFVTPNPMTSAPTSQVPASIVSTMVALPNKNIRPQDIRHQTPVTRPAQFITTTPVLFNPIFQVPSTSVSPNTTVVSQSVTMMGPIQVSTANIQLSTAPSSTQSSGANISASQLARSTVGHLQTVTSVSSATPIGAHSTPQQINHKTENVVEAQKSSPPVSQPALPSPSTSSSFQAPIASPPCSSPNSMNAVRKGLVSAAPTAQIKSKPLQVTIALSGTADSQIPAQVSIVAAPPQVLHPSASPVVPTEPSVAQTTAATPNLTTPSISSFVSVPAQVTVPPQAPLPPTTVLSNFTQAATSPNPITSVVGTTTVASSMTLLSTGSPVQNPVSSLVPIVAKPGLIQENPPANSSAATASRVLSQTGPGSFEPTVTQAVAPAETIQTTPESVQQDVSQEPVAVAKTSDEVLPSPDPGAAVEKPKGPSRRSSRAEKEVEEEPVTESAVRKRSARPGTTAAAVVKETGASPTQAKRRKSK from the exons ATGTCGACAGGTCGAATTTATTTTCAGAAAAACTATGTGTG CATAAAACGGCTTCAACGCCACTCCCAGACAAAGAGGAGAATGGCTCATCAAGGCACTCCAGCTCAGCTATCCCAACGGGCCGAGGAGGACCTGGAGCGTGAGAGTGACTCAGATTGGGACTCTGGTGTCGGCGATGAGATTGACAGTTGCCACAGAAGCCCTGAGACTGAAGAGGACAACCACAATGATGCCACAGAAGGCACAAGTGGGGCAGGAGCGCATTCTACTGTTTTTGTTGCCTTTCAAGGAAATATGGAAGACGAAGACTTCAAAATGAAACTTGACACTGTGCTCAGTGGTATACCCAATATGCTTGATATGG ACTCAAAGACGCTTCAGCCACAGCATGTCGAGCCGTGGAACAGCGTGCGTGTTACCTTCAACATTCCACGGGATGCTGCTGAACGACTGAGACTGCTGGCTCAGAACCACCAGCAGCAGCTCCGAGAACTGGGAATTCTTTCAGTGCAAATCGAAG GAGAGGGGGCCATCAACGTTGCAGGGGGACCAAATCGAGGACAAGAAGTCCGAGTTAATGGACCAATTGGAGCCGCTGGCCAAATGAGAATGGATGTGGGGTTTCCAAGTCAGCCTGGTCAAG CAGGAGTGAGGATGTCAAATCCTTCCATGGTCCCCCCAGGCTCAGGCATGACAGGTCAAGCTCTGGTGCCAGGTAATAGTGGACAGATGCATCCACGTGTCGCAAGACCAGCTTCACAGACAG ATGTCATGGATCCAATGATGCCAGGCATGTCagttcagcagcagcagcagcttcagCATCAACAGCCTGGTCCCCATGGCCCCATTCCTCCCCAGGCTGCCCATCACATGCAGGCTTTGCAGGCTGGCAGACCAATCAACCCTGCTGCTTTACAGCAACTTCAACAACAACATCACCAACAGCAACAGGCCCAACAGCAAGCGCAACTCTCTCAGCTTGGAGCCAGAACCCCATTCAACCCACAAGGCCAAATGGCTATACCTCCTGGCTGGAACCCCTCTGGAGTCCTCCAGACACCAGCTGCCCAAGGAGGTCCTGCTTGGAGGAAGCCTCCACCTCAAGCTCAGATGGTTCAACGCCCTCCCTCCCTTACTACAGTTCAGACGCCCAGTCACCCGCCACCACCTTATCCATTTGGTAGCCAACAGGCAGGTCAGGTATTCAATGCTATGGGACAAGGAcagttgcagcagcagcagcagcaacaacagatGGCAATGGGCCAATTTGCTGCTCCTCAGCCTAAAGTTCCACAGGTTGGCCCTGGTAGTGTCGTAGGACCACCGAGACCTCCTCCACCCATTCCACCTACAAGTGGCCCCCAAGGGAATCTCACTGCCAAATCACCGGGGTCTTCATCATCTCCTTTTCAACAGGGTTCACCTGGAACTCCCCCAATGATGGCTCAGAGGCCTACAACTCCGCAGGGTTTTCCACAGGGTGTTGGCTCACCAGGAAGAGCAGCCCTCAACCAACAAGGTAACATGCAACAAGGATTCATCGGAATGCCCCAACACGGACAACCAGGAGCACAAGTTCATCCAG GTATACCGAAACggccaatggcctatccaacccAAAACTTTGCTCAAGGGCAGGTGGGCACCGGCATGCCAGGTGCTCCCGGTGGAGGATCTAATCAGCAGCTACAGAGCAGCCAAACATTGACCCATACAG GAGTCCAGCAGCCATCCTCCACACCAAATTCAATCCATGCCCAACCCAACGTTATGGGTGTACAAAGTGGCCATCCAGGTCAGTCCCCAGGTACAGCTACTGGGCCTAGCATGACCCAGCAACAGCAGCCAGGCCTTCAGACCCCGATCTTAGGCCTCCAGCATCAGGCCCAACCCGTGTCCTCCTCCCCCAGCCAGATGGTTCAAGGCCAGGGTGGAGGTCAGACTGTCCTCTCAAGGCCCCTCAGTCAAGGGCAGAGAGGGGGGATGACCCCACCCAAGCAAATGATGCCTCAGCAAGGCCAGGGGGTGATTCATGGGCAGGGTCAGATGGTTGGAGGCCAAGGGCATCAGGCAATGCTcctgcaacaacagcagcagcagcagcagcaacaacagaaTTCCATGATGGAACAAATGGTCGTAAACCAAATGCAAGGAAACAAACagccatttggaggaaaaataCCTTCTGGGGTCATGCCTGGCCAGATGATGCGGGGCCCctcaccaaacgttccaggcaaCATGCCTCAGTTCCAGGGCCAGGTTGGCCCACAGCAGATGACACCGCAACAGCAAATGGCCCAtctccaacaacaacaacagttaCAACAGCAGCATCAactgcaacagcagcagcagcagcaacaacagcttcAGCAACAGCAACACCACCACCAGCAGATGAATCAGCAGCAGCCTCAACAGGTTCCACTTAGTGTCAATCCTAATCAAATGATGGGTATGCATGGGCAACAGTTGAGGCTTCCTGCTGGTCATCCTCTTATCCAACAACAGTTGCAACAGCAGCAgttacagcagcagcagaaacagcagcagcaagtaATGTTacaacagcaacagcagcagcaacaacaacaacagacagCTCAAGCACACCCACATCAATTGGGAGATCCCAGTAGTGGGACAGGCGATTTGGGGGTCCAACAGATGGTCCCTGATATGCAGGTACAGCAGGCACAAGGCATGATGGGGGGCCCTCAGCACATGCAAATGGGAAATGGACACTTTGCTGGTCATGGCATGAACTTTAACTCCCAATTCCCGGCTCAGGTTCCAATGGGGGGACCTTGTGCACAGGCAGGTGGTTTCCCTGTCAGTAAAGATGTAACATTGACAAGCCCCCTGCTGGTAAATCTGCTGCAGAGTGATATCTCAGCCAGCCAATTTGGACCAGGAGGAAAGCAAGCAGGCGGGAACAATCAGGTcaaacccaaaaaaaagaaacctgcACGAAAGAAGAAGCCAAAAGATGGAGAAGGGCCTCAGCAAATCGAGGGACCTGG TAGTATGGATGTGACTGGTACTATGGAGGATTCGGACCTGCAAAATTTTGGTGGCGAACCGAGTTTAGGTCTGGACAACTCTGGTACAAAGCTCGCTGACTTTCCCAACAGGCCGGCAG TATTCCCTGGTCAAACAGGTGATCAAAGGATATTGCAGCAGGTACCGATGCAATTcatgcagcaacagcagcagcaacagcagcagcaacagcagcagcaaccgcaacagcagcaacaacaaattCAACACATGCAACAGCAAattcaacagcaacaacaacagcaaattCAACAGCATCAACAGCAAATTCAACAACAGCAaattcaacaacaacagcagcagcagcagcaaattcaacagcagcagcaaattcaacaacagcagcaaattcaacaacagcaacaaattcaacaacagcagcaaattcaacaacagcagcaaattcaacaacaacaacaacaacaacaacaacaacagcaaattcaacaacagcaacacattcaacaacaacagcaaatgCAGCAACAATTACAACAGCAGCAGATGCAACAGCAGCAGATGCAACAGTTGCAAATGCAAGGTCTCCAGAATCCTCAAGGGCAGCAAGGCATGACAGGACCACAGACCCCGGCTCAAGGCCAATCCCAGGTACACCATCAGCTGCAACAGCAGCAGGGTCAGCAGCAGCATCTACAACAACAG caacagcagcagatgTTGATGATGCTCAAGATGCAGCAAGAGCAGAAGAATCGCATGGCCATCGCTCCAGGAGGTCAACTTCCTCCTCGTGTCGTTGGCAATCAACCTGAGGCACAAAGACTGCCGGTTTCACAGCAAGGGAACATGCCTGTTATGATCAGCCTTCAAGGACATGCAGGCTTAGCGCCGTCACCTGACAAAACAAGAGGAATGCCCCTGATCATAAATCCCCAG CTTGCAGGTACTGCTCGACGAATGTCCCTTCCTGATCCAGGCCAGGGTCCCCAAAGCACTGGATCTGATGAGACAACTTCTGGGATCCACCCCAAGCAGGATAGGCCAAGTGGTGCAGAAATGGCCATGCAGTCTGGAAATGGCACCCAACAGATGATGGCCAACCAGGGCTCCACAACCCACGTGATGAAGCAAGGCCCTGTTCCGTCATCAGTGGCCCAGCACACTGGAGCCAGTCCTCAACAACAATTACCCACTCAACCTCAACAAGGAGCACCCATATCCGGCATTCATTTCCCTAACGTTTCAACAACTTCACAGAGTTCCAGACCAAAAACCCCCAACAGGGCCAGTCCCAGGCCATATCATCACCCCCTCACCCCAACTAATCGTCCACCGAGCACTGAGCCCTCAGAAATCAACCTTTCACCAGAAAGGCTCAATGCTTCAATTGCTGGGCTATTTCCCCCTAAAATCAACATTCCTCTGCCACCCAGACAGGCAAACCTAAACCGAGGATTTGACCAACAAGGCCTTAATCCAACAACATTGAAAGCCATTGGACAGGCGCCTCCAAACTTGACTTTACCAGGCAACAATAGCAACAGTGGAAGTGGTGGAAATAACGCTAGCAACAGTCAACCACCTTTTTCTACTGGTGCGGGTGGGGGAGGCGCTAAACCAGACAAGCAGTCTGGAGGACAGAGTAAAAGGGCCAGTCCTAGCAACAGTCGAAGGTCAAGCCCAGCTTCAAGTCGTAAATCAACCACACCAAGTCCTGGAAGACAGAAAGGTCCTAAAGTGGCCATCACATGCCCTCCCCAACCTCAACAGCTGGTTAATGCTCAGGGGCAAACCATGATGCTAAGCCCCACATCAGTAACACCAAATTCAGTATCGCAATTAAGTGGCAGCATGGAGACACAACAGACTCAGAGTCCCTTCCATGGTTTGCAAGGTAACCCTCCTGAGGGCAGCAGAGAAGGTCAGATAATGATGGCGTCCGAGCAACGTCAGGTATCTCAGCCTCAGCCGCATCCTCAGCCTGTGCGGGAGTTATCGGCTCCACGGATGACAAGTCCTCGTCCTTCCGCTCCTCAGCAGCCGAAATCCGATTTGGAGTTACAAGCAGCGGATAGGCAGTCAACGCTCAAAGCGCCACTGCCAGAGTCTGGAGGAACAGTGGCTGTCAGGTCCGCTCCCACTTCACTCAACCAGCTTCTAGACGTCGCAAACAAACCTCTTCGGCCCGTGCATGGTAATGCGGTTAGGGACGTTATGACAAAAGACAGCCCCAAGTCAGCCATGGATACAGAGAGACAACTTCAGTTAAGTGCAGAAATGCCAGCCCCTGTTGCTACATCTGCCACTCTTACTGAATCAGACACTAAAGCCAAGCCTCCTTTGTCAACTACTACTAGCAGCCACAGCATGCAGCCCAACGTGACCTTCAATACCACCCCCAGCAGCAACGACAACCCTTTATCCTCTCCTGGTATCACTTCCACTTTAAGTACAACTACTAGCCTTTGTTCGACCTTCACTAACACAAATGTTGTCCAGAGTGTAAGCCCTAAACCAGCGACTTCCACTCCGGGCAGTCATCCGTTAGCCGTTAGCAGCGGTTCAAACACCAGCTGTAGTCCAAGCCAAGCCAGCGTGATGCTCAAATCTGGCACGGGCTCGAAACCTATTACAAGTGTTCACTCTGTCATACAGATTCCTGCTTCGTCCAGTTCCATTTCTTCCAACCAGATCACCGTATTTGTCACCCCTAACCCAATGACTTCTGCCCCGACATCTCAAGTTCCTGCATCTATTGTTTCCACAATGGTGGCTCTACCGAACAAAAATATTCGGCCACAGGATATTCGGCATCAGACACCTGTAACTCGACCAGCACAGTTTATCACCACCACCCCTGTGTTATTCAACCCCATTTTTCAAGTCCCGAGTACATCTGTCTCGCCCAATACCACAGTAGTTTCTCAGTCAGTCACTATGATGGGACCCATCCAAGTGTCGACGGCAAACATCCAACTTTCTACTGCCCCGAGTTCCACACAGTCATCAGGGGCAAACATAAGCGCATCTCAACTCGCGAGAAGCACTGTTGGACACCTTCAGACTGTCACCAGTGTGTCCTCAGCTACCCCAATTGGTGCGCATTCAACTCCTCAGCAAATCAACCACAAAACAGAAAATGTAGTTGAAGCTCAAAAATCAAGTCCaccagtcagccagccagctcTTCCAAGCCCTTCAACGTCCTCCTCCTTTCAAGCTCCCATTGCATCTCCACCTTGCTCAAGTCCTAACAGTATGAACGCAGTAAGAAAGGGCCTTGTTTCTGCCGCACCCACTGCCCAAATAAAAAGTAAACCTTTGCAAGTGACCATAGCTCTCTCTGGAACAGCTGATTCCCAAATACCTGCTCAGGTATCCATTGTGGCTGCTCCCCCACAAGTCTTACACCCTTCTGCTAGTCCTGTTGTTCCAACTGAGCCTTCAGTGGCCCAAACCACCGCTGCCACTCCAAACCTTACAACACCGTCAATCTCCTCTTTTGTTTCGGTTCCTGCTCAGGTTACTGTTCCTCCCCAGGCTCCATTGCCTCCTACAACTGTACTGTCAAACTTCACCCAGGCTGCAACGTCTCCAAATCCCATCACCAGTGTAGTTGGTACCACCACTGTGGCCTCCTCTATGACCTTGCTCTCTACAGGCAGTCCAGTTCAAAATCCAGTATCATCTTTGGTTCCAATTGTTGCAAAGCCTGGACTGATTCAGGAGAACCCACCTGCAAATTCCTCTGCTGCTACTGCAAGCAGAGTTCTTTCTCAGACTGGACCTGGGTCTTTTGAACCCACTGTTACACAAGCAGTGGCTCCTGCTGAAACTATTCAGACCACACCAG AATCTGTTCAGCAAGATGTTTCACAAGAGCCAGTTGCTGTTGCGAAGACAA GTGACGAGGTCTTACCAAGTCCTGATCCAGG GGCTGCTGTGGAGAAACCCAAGGGGCCCAGTAGACGCAGCTCACGAGCTGAGAAGGAGGTGGAGGAAGAGCCGGTAACAGAAAGTGCTGTCAGGAAGAGATCAGCACGGCCCGGAACGACTGCTGCGGCTGTTGTTAAAG AAACTGGAGCCAGTCCCACCCAGGCCAAACGAAGGAAGTCAAAATAG